In the genome of Leucobacter luti, one region contains:
- a CDS encoding SDR family oxidoreductase: MARIILFGGHGRIALLTEPLLVERGDHVTAVIRNPDHAAEVAATGATPHVGDIEQLDEHQLAELIVGHDAVVWSAGAGGGDPARTRAVDQDAAIRTMTAAAYAGVPRFVMVSYFGASLDHGVPEDNSFFAYAQAKAAADEHLRSTELEWTVLGPGTLTHDEGTGLIDTTARASATVSRANVASVIAETLADPATVRRTIRFIDGDTPIADAISGAAA; the protein is encoded by the coding sequence ATGGCACGCATCATTCTCTTTGGCGGCCACGGCCGCATCGCACTCCTGACCGAGCCGCTCCTCGTCGAGCGGGGGGACCACGTCACAGCGGTGATTCGCAATCCTGATCACGCGGCAGAAGTCGCGGCAACTGGTGCCACACCGCACGTCGGAGACATTGAGCAGCTCGATGAGCATCAGCTCGCCGAGCTCATCGTCGGCCACGACGCAGTGGTGTGGTCCGCCGGAGCTGGCGGCGGTGACCCTGCACGAACACGAGCCGTTGATCAGGATGCCGCAATCCGCACGATGACCGCCGCGGCCTACGCTGGCGTACCACGCTTCGTCATGGTGTCGTACTTCGGCGCCTCGCTCGATCACGGGGTCCCAGAGGACAACTCATTCTTCGCCTACGCGCAAGCGAAGGCCGCTGCCGATGAGCACCTGCGCAGCACCGAACTCGAGTGGACGGTGCTCGGACCGGGCACGCTCACCCACGACGAGGGCACCGGGCTGATCGACACCACCGCACGAGCCTCCGCAACGGTATCGCGCGCAAACGTCGCGTCAGTGATTGCCGAAACGCTTGCTGACCCCGCAACGGTGCGCCGCACCATCCGTTTTATTGATGGGGACACCCCGATCGCGGACGCGATCTCCGGAGCGGCTGCGTGA
- a CDS encoding SDR family oxidoreductase, whose product MSQSTPVQSTPAQAGSPHARSAIVTGAAKGLGRAIARELASRGERVALCDVDIDGAADTEQLIRETGGHAEVFGCDVSDEPSVQAVVAAVAERLGPPLILVNNAGVLRDDLLFKMPVDNWDTVMNVHLRGAFLMSRAAQGYMVEHGWGRIINLSSTSALGNAGQANYAAAKAGIQGFTKTLALELGRFGVTANAVAPGFTVTDMTRAVADRLGIGFDELVVREAAATAVRRVGTPEDIAHAVAFFASPHSGFVSGQVLYVAGGPRG is encoded by the coding sequence GTGAGCCAATCGACCCCAGTGCAGTCCACCCCGGCGCAGGCGGGGAGCCCACACGCTCGCTCGGCGATCGTCACCGGAGCAGCGAAGGGGCTGGGGCGAGCAATCGCCCGCGAACTCGCGAGCCGGGGCGAACGGGTCGCGCTCTGCGACGTTGACATTGACGGCGCTGCGGACACCGAACAGCTGATCCGCGAGACAGGTGGACACGCTGAAGTGTTCGGGTGCGATGTGAGTGATGAGCCGAGCGTGCAGGCTGTCGTCGCTGCGGTGGCTGAGCGCCTCGGGCCACCACTGATTCTGGTCAACAACGCCGGGGTCTTGCGTGATGACCTGCTCTTCAAAATGCCAGTGGACAACTGGGACACCGTGATGAACGTGCACCTCCGCGGTGCATTTCTCATGAGCCGTGCCGCGCAGGGGTACATGGTCGAGCACGGCTGGGGGCGAATCATCAACCTGTCGAGCACGTCAGCGCTCGGGAATGCGGGCCAGGCAAACTACGCAGCAGCAAAGGCCGGCATTCAAGGGTTCACCAAGACCCTTGCGCTCGAGCTCGGTCGCTTCGGCGTCACCGCGAACGCGGTAGCGCCGGGCTTCACCGTGACCGATATGACCCGCGCCGTCGCGGATCGGCTCGGCATAGGATTCGACGAACTTGTCGTACGCGAGGCCGCGGCCACTGCAGTGCGCCGTGTGGGCACTCCGGAGGACATCGCTCACGCGGTCGCCTTTTTTGCAAGCCCACACAGCGGGTTTGTCTCCGGCCAGGTGCTCTATGTCGCGGGCGGACCGCGCGGCTAA
- a CDS encoding GNAT family N-acetyltransferase yields MSEQIHVQHDPQGSRFTITVDGTIAGFAEYRTRAKGTVRDFMHTEVDPSFGGRGLGGTLVSAALESTRDAGLTIIPRCPFVAAWLRRHPEFDGTIAWPDRPASTS; encoded by the coding sequence ATGTCCGAACAGATTCACGTCCAACACGATCCGCAGGGATCGCGCTTCACAATCACCGTTGACGGCACGATTGCAGGGTTTGCGGAGTACCGCACCCGAGCGAAGGGCACCGTCCGCGATTTCATGCACACGGAAGTGGACCCCTCGTTCGGGGGTCGCGGCCTCGGGGGCACGCTCGTCTCCGCTGCGCTAGAGAGCACCCGTGACGCTGGCCTCACCATCATTCCCCGCTGCCCATTCGTTGCAGCGTGGCTGCGCAGGCATCCCGAGTTTGATGGCACCATCGCGTGGCCTGATAGGCCAGCGTCGACGTCGTAA
- a CDS encoding pirin family protein, with protein MTDPNRTLQLLAPREVPLGGLRAMTVRRTLPQRARSFIGAWCFLDHYGPDDVSRTGGMDVPAHPHIGLQTVSWLFAGEIEHRDSAGFHAFVRPGELNLMTAGHGISHSERSTDGTTVLHGAQLWIALPKHAANVAPTFAHYEPPLAHGPGWIAQVFLGSVLGSTSPIVTHSPLLGAELQLVPGAVLEIDVAPAFEHGILVDSGSVAVERVAVAAATTLELVPDALGFAAAGANLLRLTAGEAGARLLLIGGEPLGEQLIMWWNFLGRDHEEIMRARADWQAQLAAVGVSDPSGEASGRSQPLASNPERFGLPHPEPDPPLPAPAAPVARLIPRQQ; from the coding sequence ATGACTGATCCGAATCGCACGCTGCAATTGCTCGCTCCGCGTGAAGTGCCGCTCGGCGGCTTGCGCGCGATGACCGTGCGGCGCACTCTTCCCCAGCGGGCCCGGTCCTTCATCGGCGCGTGGTGCTTCCTCGACCACTATGGTCCTGATGACGTCTCTCGCACCGGGGGTATGGACGTGCCTGCCCATCCGCACATCGGGTTGCAGACTGTAAGTTGGCTCTTTGCCGGCGAGATCGAGCACCGCGACAGCGCCGGCTTTCACGCATTCGTGCGTCCGGGAGAGCTGAATCTCATGACGGCTGGCCACGGTATTAGCCACTCTGAGCGATCCACGGACGGCACCACGGTGCTGCACGGTGCGCAGCTCTGGATCGCACTCCCGAAACACGCGGCCAATGTCGCGCCAACGTTTGCTCACTACGAGCCGCCGCTGGCGCATGGGCCCGGTTGGATCGCACAGGTGTTCCTGGGTTCAGTGCTCGGATCGACCTCTCCGATCGTCACCCACTCGCCGCTGCTCGGTGCCGAGCTGCAACTCGTGCCAGGCGCCGTGTTGGAGATCGACGTAGCGCCCGCCTTCGAACACGGGATCCTCGTAGACAGCGGATCCGTGGCGGTCGAACGCGTCGCCGTGGCTGCGGCGACCACGCTGGAACTCGTGCCAGACGCACTCGGCTTCGCAGCAGCCGGAGCCAACCTGCTACGCCTCACGGCGGGTGAGGCCGGTGCGCGACTCCTGCTGATCGGCGGCGAACCGCTGGGTGAGCAGCTGATCATGTGGTGGAATTTCCTCGGCCGCGACCATGAGGAGATTATGCGTGCGCGCGCCGATTGGCAGGCACAGCTCGCTGCCGTTGGCGTGAGTGATCCCTCAGGCGAGGCGAGCGGACGCTCGCAGCCCCTCGCGAGCAACCCAGAGCGCTTCGGTCTCCCCCACCCCGAGCCAGATCCCCCGTTGCCAGCCCCCGCTGCGCCCGTGGCACGACTCATTCCGCGCCAGCAGTAG
- a CDS encoding C-terminal binding protein: MTDLTSDPRPVAVYTDVDDTDPAIGIALLEAAGFEVRVLGTRDTAEIIAGAQDASVLLPGYATVTREMIEAMPQLRIVALMSMGFDYVDLEAATEHGVWVTNVPGAATEEVATHALTLLLASCRQLAFYRASANPAHWNDRAATPPPRMSETTLGIIGLGKIGRELIRLARPLFGDVIGYDPMLPDTPEIRADLDALGVRRTSLEEVRSSANVLSLHLPLTPETEHMVDAAFLAAMPAGSVLVNVSRGALIDHHALAAALDSGQLSGAALDVLEAEPPAADHPMLGRDDVVLTPHIAYFSARTEIEYVRIQAQNAVTLFTSGAPDSPVNRPVATA, encoded by the coding sequence ATGACCGACCTCACTTCCGATCCTCGCCCCGTCGCCGTCTACACCGACGTCGACGACACCGATCCCGCGATCGGGATCGCGCTTCTCGAAGCTGCTGGCTTCGAGGTGCGTGTGCTCGGCACACGAGATACTGCCGAGATCATCGCAGGTGCGCAGGACGCGTCTGTGCTGCTGCCTGGCTACGCCACTGTCACCCGCGAGATGATCGAGGCGATGCCGCAGCTGCGCATCGTGGCACTGATGTCGATGGGCTTCGACTACGTCGATCTCGAAGCCGCCACCGAACACGGCGTCTGGGTCACGAACGTGCCTGGTGCCGCTACCGAAGAGGTCGCGACCCACGCGCTCACCCTGCTGCTCGCGAGCTGCCGCCAGCTCGCCTTCTATCGGGCTTCAGCGAACCCGGCACACTGGAACGATCGCGCTGCGACCCCGCCGCCGCGAATGAGCGAGACGACGCTCGGGATCATCGGCCTTGGCAAGATCGGCCGCGAACTGATCCGCCTCGCGCGCCCGCTCTTCGGTGACGTGATCGGCTACGACCCGATGCTTCCCGATACGCCAGAGATCCGAGCGGACCTTGACGCGCTCGGGGTGCGCCGCACCTCACTTGAGGAGGTGCGCAGCAGCGCGAATGTGCTGTCGCTCCACCTGCCGCTCACGCCGGAAACCGAGCACATGGTCGACGCAGCGTTCCTCGCTGCGATGCCCGCTGGATCCGTGCTCGTGAACGTGTCCCGAGGTGCGCTCATCGATCACCACGCGCTCGCTGCGGCCCTCGACTCGGGCCAGCTCTCGGGCGCAGCGCTCGACGTGCTCGAGGCCGAGCCGCCTGCTGCCGATCACCCGATGCTCGGCCGCGACGACGTCGTACTGACTCCGCACATCGCATATTTCTCGGCTCGAACCGAGATCGAGTACGTGCGTATCCAGGCTCAGAACGCTGTCACGCTGTTCACATCAGGTGCCCCTGATTCCCCAGTGAACCGCCCGGTCGCGACCGCGTAG
- a CDS encoding thiamine pyrophosphate-binding protein → MQTTPKRTTGWVVMETLRGYGIDTVFGIPGTHNLEFYRPLGALGIRPVTARHEQGAGYGSDGWSLQTGLPGVVVTTSGPGLLNALSAAGTAYCESRPMILIAPGPAIGAEFADVGTLHETKDQLSAASAIVEWGRRVTSADEAVTAIHDAFELFATTRPRPVYIEVPLDVLEQETELAAAATAPRSFAPAPTADAALIAQAATLLTAAQRPAILAGGGSRRASAALRALAERVGAPVVTTLNAKGVLDEHHPLSVGSALRLAAGRSVAQDADVLLIVGSKLGEAELWVSELAATGKVIRIDLLESQITKNHRADIGLVGDAAATLTALTAALGEGEPRDLAGAVGAVSQARAAVRAESLELSESNTRLAEVIAAALPEDAIVTTDSSQIAYWGLLNTLRVSTPNSTPYMATYATLGYGLPAALGARIAAPERPAFTVLGDGALMFSMNEFITVVEQREDVTVIVVDNGGYAEIKQNELDAGIAPVGVDLVQPNWSAVADAFGGTGRRATTASELSDAVTAAVAAGGLQLIHIDQAAFDVAQGE, encoded by the coding sequence ATGCAGACCACACCTAAGCGCACGACCGGCTGGGTCGTCATGGAGACTCTCCGTGGCTATGGCATCGACACCGTTTTCGGTATCCCAGGCACGCACAACCTCGAGTTCTACCGCCCGCTCGGCGCGCTCGGGATTCGCCCCGTGACAGCCCGCCACGAGCAGGGTGCTGGCTATGGCTCTGACGGCTGGTCACTCCAGACCGGACTTCCCGGTGTGGTCGTGACCACCAGCGGACCCGGCCTGCTCAACGCACTCTCCGCAGCTGGCACTGCCTACTGCGAGTCGCGGCCCATGATCCTCATCGCCCCAGGCCCGGCCATTGGCGCCGAGTTCGCCGATGTCGGCACACTGCACGAGACGAAAGACCAGCTCAGCGCTGCCTCCGCAATCGTCGAGTGGGGCCGTCGCGTGACCTCGGCTGACGAGGCTGTCACTGCGATCCACGACGCATTCGAGCTCTTCGCCACTACGCGCCCGCGCCCGGTGTACATCGAGGTCCCCCTCGACGTCCTCGAGCAGGAAACCGAACTCGCTGCCGCGGCCACCGCCCCGCGGAGCTTCGCACCTGCGCCCACGGCTGATGCAGCGTTGATTGCACAGGCTGCAACACTCCTGACAGCTGCACAGCGCCCCGCCATTCTCGCCGGCGGCGGATCTCGCCGGGCGTCCGCTGCACTCCGCGCCCTCGCGGAACGGGTCGGCGCCCCAGTGGTTACGACGCTGAACGCGAAAGGGGTGCTCGACGAGCACCATCCACTCTCCGTCGGTTCGGCGCTGCGTCTCGCAGCGGGCCGCAGTGTCGCACAGGACGCAGACGTGCTCCTGATCGTCGGGTCAAAGCTGGGAGAGGCTGAGCTCTGGGTCTCGGAGCTCGCCGCCACTGGAAAAGTGATTCGGATCGACCTCCTCGAATCGCAGATCACGAAGAACCACCGCGCAGACATCGGCCTCGTCGGCGACGCGGCCGCGACGCTCACCGCACTCACCGCCGCGCTCGGCGAGGGCGAGCCGCGCGACCTTGCTGGTGCCGTCGGTGCCGTGAGCCAGGCCCGTGCCGCAGTGCGCGCGGAATCGCTTGAGCTTTCCGAGTCGAACACGAGGCTCGCCGAGGTCATTGCGGCTGCACTGCCCGAGGACGCCATCGTGACGACCGACTCCTCGCAGATCGCTTACTGGGGCCTGCTCAACACGCTGCGGGTCTCCACGCCGAACTCGACACCATACATGGCGACGTACGCGACGCTCGGCTACGGGTTGCCAGCAGCGCTCGGCGCGCGTATCGCCGCTCCCGAACGCCCGGCATTCACCGTGCTGGGCGATGGTGCACTCATGTTCTCCATGAACGAGTTCATCACCGTGGTGGAGCAGCGCGAAGACGTCACAGTCATCGTCGTCGACAACGGTGGGTACGCCGAGATCAAGCAGAACGAGCTGGACGCGGGGATCGCGCCTGTCGGAGTCGACCTCGTGCAGCCCAACTGGTCGGCAGTGGCCGACGCGTTCGGTGGCACGGGGCGCCGCGCGACCACGGCCTCCGAGCTCTCCGATGCCGTGACCGCTGCTGTTGCCGCCGGCGGATTGCAACTCATTCACATCGACCAGGCGGCCTTCGATGTCGCGCAGGGGGAATAA
- a CDS encoding MFS transporter: MSTTTSAEPNTHRRALKGGMAALVGTTIEWYDFYVYATAAAIIFPHVFFPEDLDPALATLASFGTYAVAFFMRPLGGIIFGHIGDKLGRKPALTITLVLMGVATTLVGLLPGYAQIGIWGPILLILFRMMQGLAVGGEWGGASLMAVESAPAKWKNFYGGFTQVGNPLGALMATGAFWALSALGEDALMSWGWRLPFIFSIVLIAVGFWVRYRVEETPVFAAKVEGQEQSTPLLFALKNNWSPILLGFLIIAMSSGGYVIATTFVQNYAATPEIGLNASVMLGALTIASLIEALVTLPIAALGDKIGAKTVMYIGIIGSFLVILPLVLSIQSKNIAMIWLFVILIRVTLSGAWAPLSTLMAQMFRPQSRYTSMSLSYGMGAAVWGGLSPAIASLLLVWTGGNFWSVVAFFGVLTLAAWIGVRFAPQHSDTAPVTGSFTARTDTTAVNITD, translated from the coding sequence ATGTCAACAACTACCTCGGCAGAGCCGAATACTCACCGGAGGGCCCTCAAGGGCGGCATGGCCGCTCTCGTGGGCACCACGATCGAGTGGTACGACTTCTACGTCTACGCCACCGCGGCGGCGATCATCTTCCCGCACGTTTTCTTCCCCGAAGACCTTGATCCTGCGCTCGCTACGCTCGCGTCCTTCGGCACCTACGCCGTCGCCTTCTTCATGCGTCCCCTCGGTGGCATCATCTTCGGCCATATCGGAGACAAACTCGGCCGCAAGCCAGCCCTGACCATCACGCTCGTGCTCATGGGCGTCGCCACGACGCTCGTTGGACTGCTTCCCGGATACGCCCAGATCGGCATCTGGGGCCCGATCCTGCTCATCCTGTTCCGCATGATGCAGGGGCTCGCCGTCGGCGGCGAGTGGGGCGGCGCAAGCCTGATGGCTGTCGAAAGCGCACCCGCTAAGTGGAAGAACTTCTACGGCGGCTTCACGCAGGTCGGCAATCCACTCGGCGCGCTGATGGCAACTGGCGCGTTCTGGGCGCTCTCGGCCCTCGGCGAAGACGCTCTGATGAGCTGGGGCTGGCGTCTGCCGTTCATCTTCAGCATCGTGCTGATCGCTGTGGGCTTCTGGGTGCGCTACCGCGTTGAGGAGACCCCGGTGTTCGCCGCCAAGGTCGAAGGCCAGGAGCAGTCGACTCCGCTGCTGTTCGCACTCAAGAACAACTGGAGCCCCATTCTGCTCGGCTTCCTCATCATCGCGATGTCTTCAGGCGGCTACGTGATCGCCACCACGTTCGTGCAGAACTACGCGGCGACCCCGGAGATCGGCCTGAATGCCTCGGTGATGCTCGGCGCACTCACCATTGCCTCACTGATTGAAGCGCTCGTGACGCTGCCGATTGCTGCCCTCGGTGACAAGATCGGCGCGAAGACCGTCATGTACATCGGTATCATCGGTTCGTTCCTCGTGATCCTGCCGCTCGTGCTCTCGATTCAGTCGAAGAACATTGCGATGATCTGGCTGTTCGTGATCCTGATCCGCGTCACTCTGAGTGGCGCATGGGCGCCGCTGTCAACGCTCATGGCGCAGATGTTCCGTCCGCAGTCGCGCTACACGTCAATGTCGCTTTCGTACGGCATGGGTGCCGCGGTCTGGGGTGGGCTGTCCCCCGCCATTGCCTCGCTCCTGCTCGTATGGACCGGTGGCAACTTCTGGTCTGTCGTCGCGTTCTTCGGTGTGCTGACACTCGCCGCCTGGATCGGCGTTCGGTTCGCACCGCAGCACTCCGACACTGCACCGGTGACCGGCTCGTTCACGGCACGCACTGACACCACCGCCGTCAACATCACCGACTAG
- a CDS encoding amidohydrolase has product MRKLAFTQAPAIQAPTIVTAAQIHTLDAAGSAPEAFLIIGDRIRAVGSIAECRAAAAEVSAMTPELVDLGNTTIVPGFIDAHAHPLMLGQMMSWVDCGPEKAGSIPEIVALLQEAAQTLPAGRPIRGYGYEQRNLAEQRHPLRQELDQVATDREVYLMNASGHGGVVNSYTFELHGVTKDTPNPKGGEFFRDADGELTGELSDAACNVLTGLEGVKIGHHGPNFHLADEPAEHKLQLAAAQENFLAGGVTTIGDAQVSRREFDMYLRLAESGDLKVRVSMYLLSHLLDEAIEMGLHGQFGNEHLSFAGIKFYSDGTLGGWTAYFPDGYVGDPCRTGQLYHEPGDYTELIKKAHRVGLQTATHSQSPTALEMVISAIEAALAERPDSDARHRIEHCGLPTLEQIDRMAKSGIMPVNQPQHHFNWGEGVEQAIGTPGERFNPLGDFERAGVPVTISSDAPVADPRPMEAIQAAVSRITRRGTQLGSDDLAVSLDTALRGHTISAARALGREDELGSLEVGKRADFAVLDRDPYATPIPELAAVAVASTWVGGERVY; this is encoded by the coding sequence GTGCGAAAGCTCGCGTTTACCCAGGCCCCGGCCATTCAGGCGCCGACCATCGTCACCGCTGCCCAGATCCACACCCTCGATGCCGCAGGATCTGCCCCGGAGGCGTTCCTCATCATTGGCGATCGGATCCGCGCAGTCGGGTCCATCGCAGAGTGCCGCGCTGCTGCGGCCGAGGTGTCGGCGATGACCCCCGAACTCGTCGACCTGGGCAACACCACGATTGTTCCCGGCTTCATTGACGCCCACGCACACCCGCTGATGCTCGGGCAGATGATGAGCTGGGTCGACTGCGGCCCGGAGAAGGCCGGGTCGATCCCCGAAATCGTCGCTCTCCTGCAGGAGGCAGCACAGACATTGCCGGCAGGCCGCCCCATCCGCGGCTATGGCTACGAGCAGCGCAATCTCGCTGAGCAGCGCCACCCGCTGCGCCAGGAACTCGATCAGGTCGCAACTGACCGCGAGGTCTACCTCATGAACGCGTCGGGCCACGGCGGCGTGGTGAACTCTTACACGTTCGAACTGCATGGCGTCACCAAGGACACCCCGAACCCCAAGGGTGGCGAGTTCTTCCGCGATGCAGACGGTGAGCTCACCGGCGAACTCTCGGACGCGGCCTGCAACGTCCTGACGGGCCTCGAAGGCGTCAAGATCGGCCACCACGGACCGAACTTCCATCTCGCGGACGAGCCTGCCGAGCACAAACTGCAACTCGCGGCCGCCCAGGAGAACTTCCTCGCGGGCGGGGTCACCACGATTGGCGATGCCCAGGTCAGCCGCCGCGAGTTCGACATGTACCTGCGGCTCGCAGAGTCCGGCGACCTCAAAGTGCGTGTCAGCATGTACCTGCTCTCACATCTCCTCGACGAGGCGATTGAGATGGGCCTGCACGGCCAGTTCGGAAACGAGCACCTGAGCTTCGCCGGGATCAAGTTCTACTCCGACGGCACGCTCGGCGGCTGGACCGCGTACTTCCCCGACGGCTATGTGGGCGATCCCTGCCGCACGGGCCAGCTCTACCACGAGCCTGGCGACTACACGGAGCTGATCAAGAAGGCACACCGTGTTGGCCTGCAGACGGCCACGCATTCCCAGTCGCCGACGGCGCTCGAGATGGTCATCAGCGCAATCGAGGCCGCGCTCGCCGAGCGCCCCGACAGCGATGCGCGGCACCGCATTGAGCACTGTGGGCTGCCAACACTCGAGCAGATTGATCGCATGGCGAAGTCTGGCATCATGCCCGTCAATCAGCCCCAGCACCACTTCAACTGGGGCGAGGGCGTGGAGCAGGCGATCGGCACTCCCGGCGAGCGCTTCAACCCGCTCGGCGATTTCGAGCGCGCTGGCGTGCCGGTGACGATCTCCTCGGACGCCCCCGTGGCAGATCCGCGCCCGATGGAAGCGATCCAGGCTGCGGTGTCACGCATCACTCGCCGCGGAACCCAGCTCGGATCCGACGACCTCGCGGTCTCCCTCGACACCGCACTGCGCGGACACACGATCTCCGCAGCCCGCGCCCTCGGACGCGAGGACGAGCTCGGCAGCCTCGAAGTCGGCAAGCGCGCTGACTTCGCCGTGCTCGATCGCGATCCTTACGCCACCCCAATCCCGGAGCTTGCCGCAGTGGCAGTTGCTTCGACCTGGGTCGGCGGAGAGCGCGTGTACTAA
- a CDS encoding Lrp/AsnC family transcriptional regulator, which translates to MDEFDEDLIRALQLDGRAQFSALAAQLGVHRTVVAQRVHELLSTEEIRILAAVHPRAVGLPVQVNLQFRISGPTSPVFERLLEFTNVVFLSEISGQSQGVVEVWAASLDEMGRSVRAIQAIPGVGEVQFTIYDRVLRRLRLGEDPDPTELAFDSFDIELMGELQTDGRLTFGELARRTGRSASACRARVLRLLESGVMRIGAVRSRRNATTSVLAGVGIMLSGDADGLDSAEELLLTIPTIEFGARTLGRYGLIATIAARSIADYTEIVRTIREHPSVSRVETWVHAYVWLERYEWSLDRLERLQEG; encoded by the coding sequence GTGGACGAATTCGACGAAGACCTCATCCGTGCGTTGCAACTCGATGGGCGGGCGCAGTTCTCCGCCCTCGCGGCGCAGCTCGGAGTGCACCGCACCGTGGTGGCTCAGCGTGTGCACGAACTGCTGTCGACCGAGGAGATCCGCATCCTCGCGGCGGTTCACCCCCGAGCTGTGGGGCTTCCAGTGCAGGTCAACCTACAGTTTCGAATCAGCGGGCCGACTTCGCCAGTGTTTGAGCGGCTGCTCGAATTCACCAATGTCGTGTTCTTGTCCGAGATTAGCGGGCAGTCCCAAGGCGTTGTCGAAGTGTGGGCGGCATCGCTCGACGAGATGGGCCGCTCAGTGCGAGCGATCCAGGCGATTCCCGGAGTGGGGGAAGTGCAGTTCACGATCTATGACCGCGTGTTGCGCCGACTGCGGCTCGGTGAGGATCCGGATCCCACGGAGCTCGCATTCGACTCGTTCGACATTGAGCTGATGGGAGAACTGCAGACCGATGGTCGCTTGACCTTCGGTGAGCTTGCGCGGCGGACGGGGCGCTCTGCCTCGGCGTGCCGGGCTCGAGTGCTGCGATTGCTGGAGTCGGGAGTGATGCGAATCGGCGCGGTCCGCAGCCGGCGCAACGCGACCACCTCGGTGCTTGCGGGTGTGGGAATCATGCTTTCGGGAGATGCCGATGGGCTCGACTCCGCTGAGGAGCTCCTCCTCACGATTCCCACGATTGAGTTCGGGGCCCGCACGCTCGGGCGCTACGGCCTGATCGCCACGATTGCTGCCCGCTCGATTGCGGACTACACAGAGATTGTGCGCACGATCAGGGAGCATCCGAGCGTGTCCCGGGTGGAGACCTGGGTGCACGCGTATGTCTGGCTTGAGCGCTATGAGTGGAGTCTTGATCGCCTGGAGCGATTGCAGGAAGGGTGA
- a CDS encoding LacI family DNA-binding transcriptional regulator, whose product MSPTTLADVARDVGVSTAAASLALNGKPGVSERTRDRVLEAAARLGYRPNPVGRALRQAKVGAIGLYLPSTAVHFGYYSEVTTGIAEALHLEGSSVTLLPNVAHGRRADAFPRVDGFILIEPHSDDPGVAEILSQNLPTVTGDRPPPEAGSPWGLVESPNEETVRLIYDRFLTAGSRRPGLLQIERVSEWSVELERGYLAWCAERGVTPRIASVSIHDTNEELVRDLADFFDAKSGCDAVFAAGDGIAMRIAGILRSLGKSLGTDVRLVSGVDSPMMAFHTPPITAIDLQPRLFGRRCAELMLDLLDSERPTSPVRWTVPSPLIPRASG is encoded by the coding sequence ATGTCCCCCACCACACTCGCCGATGTTGCGCGTGACGTAGGGGTGTCGACCGCGGCCGCCTCACTCGCGCTAAATGGCAAACCGGGCGTATCCGAGCGCACGCGCGACCGAGTACTTGAGGCCGCCGCACGTCTCGGCTACCGCCCGAACCCGGTCGGCCGCGCCCTGCGCCAGGCCAAAGTCGGCGCAATTGGGCTCTATCTTCCGAGCACGGCTGTGCACTTCGGCTACTACTCGGAGGTCACCACCGGCATTGCCGAGGCGCTCCACCTCGAAGGCAGCTCGGTGACACTGCTCCCCAACGTCGCGCACGGGCGTCGCGCTGACGCGTTCCCTCGCGTTGACGGCTTCATTCTCATCGAACCGCATAGCGACGACCCGGGCGTCGCGGAGATCCTGTCACAGAATCTCCCCACCGTAACCGGCGACCGCCCACCGCCAGAAGCAGGCTCACCCTGGGGCCTCGTCGAGTCCCCCAACGAGGAGACCGTGCGACTCATCTACGATCGCTTCCTCACCGCTGGCTCTCGGCGCCCCGGGCTACTGCAGATCGAGCGCGTGTCCGAATGGTCAGTGGAGCTCGAGCGCGGGTACCTCGCATGGTGCGCTGAACGCGGCGTCACCCCCCGGATCGCCTCCGTCAGCATCCATGACACGAATGAGGAGCTGGTGCGCGATCTCGCGGATTTCTTCGACGCGAAGTCTGGCTGCGACGCCGTGTTCGCCGCGGGAGACGGGATTGCCATGCGAATCGCCGGCATCCTTCGGAGTCTCGGAAAGTCGCTCGGCACCGACGTGCGCCTCGTGTCGGGCGTCGATAGCCCGATGATGGCATTCCACACGCCCCCCATCACGGCCATCGATCTCCAGCCCCGGCTGTTCGGACGCCGCTGCGCCGAGCTCATGCTCGATCTCCTCGACAGTGAACGCCCGACCTCTCCGGTGCGCTGGACCGTCCCCTCCCCCCTCATCCCGCGCGCGTCAGGCTGA